The following are encoded in a window of Manihot esculenta cultivar AM560-2 chromosome 8, M.esculenta_v8, whole genome shotgun sequence genomic DNA:
- the LOC110620218 gene encoding calmodulin-7, which yields MADQLTDDQISEFKEAFSLFDKDGDGCITTKELGTVMRSLGQNPTEAELQDMINEVDADGNGTIDFPEFLNLMARKMKDTDSEEELKEAFRVFDKDQNGFISAAELRHVMTNLGEKLTDEEVDEMIREADVDGDGQINYEEFVKVMMAK from the exons ATGGCGGATCAACTTACCGATGACCAGATCTCCGAGTTCAAGGAAGCCTTCAGCTTGTTCGACAAAGATGGAGACG GTTGCATTACCACAAAGGAGCTTGGAACTGTGATGAGATCACTGGGACAGAACCCCACCGAGGCAGAGCTCCAGGACATGATTAATGAAGTTGATGCAGATGGAAATGGAACTATTGACTTCCCTGAGTTTCTGAATCTTATGGCTAGGAAGATGAAAGACACTGACTCTGAGGAGGAGCTGAAAGAAGCCTTCAGAGTTTTTGACAAGGATCAGAATGGTTTTATTTCTGCTGCTGAATTGCGCCATGTGATGACAAACCTTGGTGAGAAGCTTACTGATGAAGAAGTTGATGAAATGATAAGGGAGGCAGATGTAGATGGTGATGGCCAGATAAATTATGAGGAATTTGTGAAGGTCATGATGGCAAAGTGA